Below is a genomic region from Paenibacillus rhizovicinus.
TTTTTCCGGTGACGCTTTTGAAGATTTTGCAGAAATGGTTAGGGCTTAAGTTGACCATCCGGGCGGCTTCGCCGACGCTGATCGTCTCCTGGTACCGCTCGCGCAGCGTCTGAAGCAGGTTTGTGAAGTCGTACGGCTTCTGCACGCGGGTCGGCGACTGGGAAGTGCTCTGCTGCGCGTATCGGAAGTAGAGGCCGAAGATTCGCAGCAGCTCGGCCTTCACGAGCAGCTCGTAGCCGGACTGTTTGTTGGTGAATTCGATGAGCAGCCGCGAGAACGAGGCATTCATTTCTTCGATATACGGGGCATCCGTCCGCATCCAGCTCGGCCATTTCAGATGTTGGTTCAAGTAGGGGACGAAGTAGTGATGCTCGGTAATGTCGAGGCCGCTTCCGCGTACGAGCGCTTCGTTGAAGACGATGCAGACGAGCTCCGTGTCGGGCGTGAGCTGGACTGCGCTGTGCAGCTGCTTTGAATTGACGAAGGCGAGCTCGCCTTTGCCGAGCTGCTCGAAGGAGCCGTCCACCTGGATTCGCGCCTGCCCCTTGCGCACGTAAACCCATTCGATATGATCATGCC
It encodes:
- a CDS encoding AraC family transcriptional regulator, yielding MTVSPLKENTPIPDRTFPINVFIVKGISTHWHDHIEWVYVRKGQARIQVDGSFEQLGKGELAFVNSKQLHSAVQLTPDTELVCIVFNEALVRGSGLDITEHHYFVPYLNQHLKWPSWMRTDAPYIEEMNASFSRLLIEFTNKQSGYELLVKAELLRIFGLYFRYAQQSTSQSPTRVQKPYDFTNLLQTLRERYQETISVGEAARMVNLSPNHFCKIFKSVTGKTLIEYMHMLRVQEAERLLLDTDYPVTEIASLVGFSNMTYFGRVFKKVRSKAPSAIRKGPAPPLPEERNLS